A window of the Lactuca sativa cultivar Salinas chromosome 7, Lsat_Salinas_v11, whole genome shotgun sequence genome harbors these coding sequences:
- the LOC111906023 gene encoding squamosa promoter-binding-like protein 7, with product MEAGWRSSFSSSCSCGDGGVGGGGGDSGGQNCNFSANNAWDIWDIGTTTTTTTTNTASGTRYDWGNHDASSISSAAAAARGTEESVVHALLFGMTSTGNTTIQNNAGIGSNSIHQRMPDPHMMCLKLGKRHYCENSVVPDRHMEAESSSSTKRGKPPYPYHLTDTATTTITVWPSSPAAVAPRCQVEGCGVALSDTKEYYRRHKVCEIHSKAPKVVVLGLQQRFCQQCSRFHRVTEFDEAKRSCRRRLEGHNQRRRKGTLPNSLPRNFPNSQGTLMAERQLRQSPTSPPAYLQKPGRALSLLSSPKTEPWMSSGDLSLRCSAALSDLIAANRATAVVGHCWNQNGSQQQVIENMIHTPPDTQMWDRFNDDDHTTMTLDLMQASSSFGFWPFVHQGEV from the coding sequence ATGGAAGCCGGATGGAGGAGTTCTTTCAGTTCTAGTTGCAGCTGCGGCGATGGTGGagttggcggtggtggtggtgatagcGGGGGACAGAATTGTAATTTCTCAGCAAACAATGCATGGGATATCTGGGACATTGgtactactactaccaccactACTACTAACACTGCTTCTGGTACACGTTATGATTGGGGCAATCACGACGCCAGTAGCATTTCAAGCGCCGCCGCTGCCGCCAGGGGAACGGAGGAGAGTGTGGTCCACGCGCTTCTATTTGGTATGACCAGTACTGGCAACACCACCATCCAAAACAACGCCGGCATCGGGTCGAATTCCATCCACCAGCGGATGCCTGACCCGCACATGATGTGTTTGAAGCTGGGGAAGAGACACTACTGCGAGAACTCCGTCGTACCTGACCGACATATGGAGGCGGAGTCATCATCCTCCACCAAGAGAGGTAAACCACCGTATCCGTATCACCTGACTGATACCGCAACAACCACCATCACCGTGTGGCCGTCTTCCCCGGCGGCGGTGGCGCCGAGATGCCAGGTGGAGGGGTGTGGCGTGGCGCTTTCTGACACCAAGGAGTACTACCGGAGGCACAAGGTGTGTGAAATTCATTCAAAGGCTCCAAAAGTTGTGGTCTTGGGGCTTCAACAGAGATTCTGTCAACAGTGCAGCAGGTTTCACCGCGTGACGGAGTTTGATGAAGCAAAGCGGAGTTGCAGAAGACGACTAGAAGGACAtaatcaaagaagaagaaaggGTACCCTTCCGAATTCTCTCCCTCGAAACTTCCCTAATTCTCAAGGTACTTTAATGGCGGAACGGCAGCTTCGACAATCACCAACGTCACCGCCTGCATACCTGCAGAAGCCAGGACGTGCTCTCTCTCTTCTGTCATCACCGAAAACTGAACCCTGGATGTCCTCCGGCGACCTGTCGTTAAGATGCAGCGCTGCGCTTTCTGACCTTATTGCTGCGAATCGAGCAACTGCAGTTGTCGGACATTGCTGGAATCAAAATGGTTCTCAACAACAAGTTATTGAGAATATGATCCACACGCCTCCTGACACACAAATGTGGGATCGATTCAACGATGACGATCATACGACCATGACGCTTGACCTAATGCAGGCTAGCTCCAGCTTTGGATTTTGGCCTTTTGTCCACCAAGGTGAAGTCTAG